GAGCAGTGGGTTTATGGCCGTTCATTATCTTTAAGAGCTTTTCTCTGCTGACCGGGTCTGCTTTTTTCAGGGACCAGATAAGGTAGATATTGGGCTTGTTATTGATGAGGTCGGTAAATCTGCCTTTGAGGGAGGATGATTCACAGGAAAAAATATCCTTGGAATCATCCAGGATCTGAAAGGCAATTCCCAGACTCCGGCCAAACAGGGCCGCCTGCCTGCGGAACTTCTTTTTACCGGCCACAATGGCTCCTCCTTCACACGGTCCTTCAATGAGGGAGGCGGTCTTTCCAGCCACCATCTGCAGATAGTCCCTGATGGTAAAGGTTTCCGGGGCCAGCCCCATGACTCCGTCCATGAGCTGCCCCCGGCAGGCCTTGAGGCCCATGCGGGCAGTGCAGGAGATGAGGGCCATGAGATCTTCCCTGGACAGATCGGTTTCTCTGTACTCCTCAATCATCTGAAAGGCCCGGATGAGCAGGGCGTCTCCGGATACAATGGCCGCATCCAGGCCGAAGCGCCGGAATGCCGGCTCCCGGCCCCTGCGCAGGCCTGCGTTGTCCATGATATCATCATGGACCAGGGATGCAGTATGGGCCATTTCATAAGCCAGGGAGCCGGGCAGGGCTTTTCCCGGGTCTCCACCCAGGGCTTCGACCACCAGGA
This genomic window from Desulfonatronovibrio hydrogenovorans DSM 9292 contains:
- a CDS encoding polyprenyl synthetase family protein — its product is MFEHVFHRMQEDIQDVIRPYQKKCDERLNLLFQDDSLLDRVAGYSLKAPGKRLRAILHLLVVEALGGDPGKALPGSLAYEMAHTASLVHDDIMDNAGLRRGREPAFRRFGLDAAIVSGDALLIRAFQMIEEYRETDLSREDLMALISCTARMGLKACRGQLMDGVMGLAPETFTIRDYLQMVAGKTASLIEGPCEGGAIVAGKKKFRRQAALFGRSLGIAFQILDDSKDIFSCESSSLKGRFTDLINNKPNIYLIWSLKKADPVSREKLLKIMNGHKPTAQEEHFLYDLLLGTGVLKNVSLLYRSYLVRSLKMLACLPETAGREKLGRIIQVMSAWPDPETARKMGIRPVRPLDRIQNNLPGQSAPDNP